A part of Scleropages formosus chromosome 3, fSclFor1.1, whole genome shotgun sequence genomic DNA contains:
- the cnot8 gene encoding CCR4-NOT transcription complex subunit 8 has product MPAAVADTSQIICEVWASNVEEEMRKIRHIIQSYNYIAMDTEFPGVVVRPIGEFRSTVDYQYQLLRCNVDLLKIIQLGLTFMNEDGDYPPGTTTWQFNFKFNLTEDMYSQDSIDLLQNSGLQFKKHEEEGIDTLYFAELLMTSGLVLCENVKWLSFHSGYDFGYLVKLLTDARLPEEEHEFFQILNLFFPAIYDVKYLMKSCKNLKGGLQEVADQLELKRIGRQHQAGSDSLLTGMAFFRMKELFFEDNIDDAKYCGRLYGLGSGSSQNQNGISSVPQEDKH; this is encoded by the exons ATGCCAGCTGCAGTTGCAGACACGAGTCAGATCATCTGTGAGGTCTGGGCCAGCAATGTGGAGGAAGAAATGAGGAAAATCCGGCACATCATTCAGAGTTATAACTACATTGCCATG GACACAGAGTTTCCTGGAGTGGTGGTTCGGCCCATCGGCGAGTTTCGTAGCACGGTGGATTACCAGTACCAACTTTTGCGCTGCAATGTGGATTTGCTGAAAATTATCCAGTTGGGACTAACGTTTATGAATGAAGACGGAGACTATCCACCGGGGACGACAACGTGGCAGTTCAactttaaattcaatttaac AGAGGATATGTATTCCCAGGACTCCATAGACCTTCTGCAGAACTCTGGTCTTCAGTTCAAAAAGCATGAGGAAGAAGGCATTGATACCCTTTACTTTGCAGAACTTTTGATGACATCTGGTTTAGTATTATGTGAAAATGTCAAGTGGCTCTCTTTCCATAG TGGTTATGATTTTGGTTACCTGGTGAAACTCCTTACCGATGCACGGCTGCCTGAGGAAGAACACGAGTTCTTCCAGATCCTCAACTTGTTTTTCCCTGCAATTTATGATGTGAAGTATCTAATGAAGAGCTGCAAGAATCTTAAG ggTGGTCTTCAGGAAGTTGCTGACCAGCTGGAACTGAAGAGAATTGGGAGGCAACACCAAGCTGGATCAGACTCGTTACTCACAGGAATGGCCTTCTTTCGCATGAAAGAG cTTTTCTTTGAAGACAACATCGACGATGCAAAATATTGTGGACGATTGTATGGTTTGGGGTCTGGATCGTCTCAGAACCAGAATGGAATCTCCAGCGTCCCCCAAGAGGACAAACACTGA